In a single window of the Vicugna pacos chromosome 8, VicPac4, whole genome shotgun sequence genome:
- the DYNLT1 gene encoding dynein light chain Tctex-type 1 isoform X1, producing the protein MEDYQATEETAFVVDEVSNIVKEAIESAIGGNAYQHSKVNQWTTNVVEQTLSQLTKLGKPFKYIVTCVIMQKNGAGLHTASSCFWDSSTDGSCTVRWENKTMYCIVSAFGLSI; encoded by the exons ATGGAAGACTACCAGGCTACCGAGGAG ACCGCTTTTGTTGTTGATGAAGTGAGCAACATTGTAAAAGAG GCCATAGAAAGTGCAATCGGTGGCAATGCCTATCAACACAGCAAAGTGAATCAATGGACCACAAATGTAGTAGAACAGACTTTAAGCCAACTCACCAAGCTGGGGAAACCATTCAAATACATCG tgacCTGTGTTATCATGCAGAAGAACGGAGCGGGGTTACACACGGCAAGTTCCTGCTTCTGGGACAGCTCTACTGACG GGAGCTGCACCGTGCGATGGGAGAACAAGACCATGTACTGCATCGTCAGCGCCTTCGGACTGTCTATCTGA
- the DYNLT1 gene encoding dynein light chain Tctex-type 1 isoform X2 produces MEDYQATEETAFVVDEVSNIVKEAIESAIGGNAYQHSKVNQWTTNVVEQTLSQLTKLGKPFKYIEERSGVTHGKFLLLGQLY; encoded by the exons ATGGAAGACTACCAGGCTACCGAGGAG ACCGCTTTTGTTGTTGATGAAGTGAGCAACATTGTAAAAGAG GCCATAGAAAGTGCAATCGGTGGCAATGCCTATCAACACAGCAAAGTGAATCAATGGACCACAAATGTAGTAGAACAGACTTTAAGCCAACTCACCAAGCTGGGGAAACCATTCAAATACATCG AAGAACGGAGCGGGGTTACACACGGCAAGTTCCTGCTTCTGGGACAGCTCTACTGA